From the genome of Rhinoderma darwinii isolate aRhiDar2 unplaced genomic scaffold, aRhiDar2.hap1 Scaffold_802, whole genome shotgun sequence, one region includes:
- the STAU1 gene encoding double-stranded RNA-binding protein Staufen homolog 1 translates to MFTVQLTLGDQYWEAEGTSIKKAQHAAAAKALEGTKYPKPTARPSRGEGKNPESITPTVELNALCMKLGRKPIYKPLDPYSGIRSSYNYNMPRGGGGYPPRYFYPFPVTPVLYQVELSIGGQQFNGKGRTRQSAKHDAAAKALKSLQHEPLPSKPEVNGKSDEENLNKSEISQVFEIALKRNLPVNFEVTKESGPPHMKSFITKVSVGEFVGEGEGKSKKVSKKNAAMAVLEELRKLPPLPTVEKMKPRIKKKTKSIVKLPTSPEYGQGMNPISRLAQIQQAKKDKEPEYSLVTERGLPRRREFVMQVKIGNLTAEGLGANKKVAKRNAAENMLEQLGFKIPPAPPKPALKTEEKTPVKKPGDGRKVTFYEPGSGEDAANNNKDEEFRMPYHSHQQLPAGILPMVPEVAQAVGANHGLHAKEFNRVTPNPVIATVTAMIARELLYAGTSPTADSILKKNNTTSAHALLGPLSRPSEQLDYLSSVQGIQVEYKDFPKNNKNEFVSLINCCFQPPLISHGIGKDVESCHDMAALNILKLLSEMDQQSAEEPRPVNGPMSMCGKPELESDALLKATAAGALGQAVNSTA, encoded by the exons AAAGTATAACTCCCACCGTGGAGCTGAAcgcgctatgtatgaagctggGAAGAAAACCAATCTACAAACCCCTGGACCCGTACTCCGGCATCCGCTCCTCCTACAACTACAACATGCCGAGAGGAGGCGGCGGCTACCCCCCGCG GTACTTCTACCCATTCCCGGTCACGCCCGTCCTCTACCAGGTGGAGTTATCTATAGGAGGACAACAGTTTAATGGAAAAGGCCGAACACGTCAGTCAGCCAAGCACGACGCCGCGGCCAAAGCCCTGAAGAGCCTCCAACACGAGCCGCTCCCCAGTAAACCCGAG GTTAATGGAAAGTCCGATGAAGAAAATCTGAATAAATCTGAGATCAGCCAAGTGTTTGAAATTGCGCTTAAAAGGAACCTTCCTGTGAACTTTGAG GTCACCAAGGAGTCGGGTCCTCCGCACATGAAGAGCTTCATCACTAAAGTGTCCGTCGGGGAGTTTGTGGGAGAAGGAGAAGGGAAGAGTAAGAAGGTGTCCAAGAAAAACGCTGCCATGGCCGTTCTGGAGGAGCTGAGGAAGTTGCCGCCTCTGCCGACCGTGGAGAAGATGAAGCCTCGCATCAAAAAGAAAACCAAGTCCATTGTGAAG CTTCCCACCAGCCCCGAATACGGCCAGGGCATGAACCCCATCAGCCGGCTGGCTCAGATACAGCAAGCGAAGAAGGACAAGGAGCCGGAATACAGCCTGGTGACGGAGCGTGGCCTCCCCCGGCGCCGGGAGTTTGTCATGCAG GTGAAGATCGGGAACCTGACCGCCGAGGGACTGGGGGCCAATAAGAAAGTGGCCAAAAGAAACGCTGCCGAGAATATGTTAGAACAACTTGGTTTCAAAATCCCTCCTGCTCCCCCCAAACCGGCTCTGAAGACTGAGGAGAAA ACCCCTGTGAAGAAGCCGGGAGACGGGAGGAAGGTGACGTTCTATGAGCCGGGCTCCGGGGAGGACGCCGCTAACA ATAATAAAGATGAGGAATTCCGGATGCCGTATCACAGTCATCAGCAGCTGCCGGCCGGGATCCTGCCCATGGTGCCTGAAGTAGCGCAAGCGGTGGGAGCAAATCACGGACTTCATGCCAAAGAGTTTAACAGGGTGACCCCTAACCCAGTGATCGCCACTGTGACCGCCATGATCGCACGAGAGCTGCTGTACGCCGGCACATCCCCCACCGCAGACTCCATCCTAAAGAAGAACAACACCACGTCAGCGCATGCACTGCTCGGCCCGCTGAGCCGGCCCTCCGAGCAGCTCGACTACCTGTCCAGTGTACAAGGGATCCAG GTTGAATATAAAGATTTCCCGaagaataataaaaatgaatttgtgtctctaataaactgctgcttccaACCACCACTAATCAGCCACGGCATTGGGAAAGACGTGGAGTCGTGTCATGACATG GCTGCCTTGAATATCTTGAAGTTGTTGTCTGAAATGGACCAGCAAAGTGCCGAGGAGCCGCGACCGGTGAACGGACCAATGTCAAT GTGCGGGAAACCAGAGCTGGAAAGTGACGCCCTCCTGAAAGCGACGGCCGCGGGCGCACTGGGACAAGCGGTGAACAGCACGGCCTGA